ATCCACAGTGGGCGGCGGGGCCTCGCGGAGCTTTTCCAGCCGCCGGCGGAGCACGTCGGTCTCCTCGGGAAGGTGCTCCGCCTGCTCCTCCACGGTCTGATAGCGGTAGACGTCGTTGAGGTCGGCCTTGAAATGCTTCTGAAGCCGGGCGACGAGGGCGATGGCTTTCAGGGAGTGCCCGCCCGCGTGGAAGAAGTTGTCCCGGACACCGATTCGGTCCAGCCGGAGCACCTCGCGCCAGATCTCGAGGATGCGCTGCTCCCGCGGGTTCCGCGGCGCCACGTATGCCGCGCCGGTGGCGAGACGTTCGGAGGGCGGGGGCAGGGCCTTCCGGTCCACCTTGCCGTTCTCGTTGACCGGGATCCGCTCCAGCCGGATGAAGAACGAGGGGACCATGTACTCCGGGAGCGCGCCGGCCAGGAATTCCCTCAGCTCCGCGGGGAACAGGTCGCGTTCTGCTTCGAAGTAGGCGCAGAGGTACGCTTCGGGTTGGTCGTCCCGGCGCAGGGTGACCACCACGGAGCGGATGTCGGGGTGCGCCAGCAGTTTCTGCTCGATCTCCCCGCACTCGATCCGGAAGCCCCGGATCTTGACCTGGGTGTCCGCCCGGCCGAGGTACTCCAGCGTGCCGTCCATGAGGAAGCGGGCCAGGTCGCCGGTACGGTAGAGGGTGTCCCCGTCCCGGAAGGGGCTGGGGAGGAAGCGACCGGCCGTCATCTCGGGCCGGTTCCGGTAACCCGCCGCCACGCCCTCGCCGCCGATGAAGATCTCCCCCTTGGCCCCGAAGGGGACCGGGTGAAGGTCGTCGTCCAGGAGGTAGATGGCGGCGTTGGCGCACGGCACGCCGATGGGGACCGCTGCGCCCCGGTCCCGCTCCGGGTCGAAGCGGTGGATCATGCACCCCACCGCGGCCTCGGTGGGCCCGTACTCGTTGAAGACCGTCACGGGGTGGTCGAACCGGGCGGTGAGCTTGCGGCAGAGGTCGGACGGGAGTTCCTCGCCCCCGACGATGAACTTCTTCAGGTTGCGGTTCGGGATGTCGAGTTCCGAGAGGATCCGCAGGTGGCTCGGCGTCAGCTTGACGATCCCCGTGCGGTCTTCTGCGACGATGCGGCGGATCAGGGCGATGTTGTCCCCGGTGTCGGGGTAGATGACGAGGGTGTTTCCCGACAGCAGGGGGGTGAACACCGACGTGACCGTCAGGTCGAAAGAGATGGAGGAGTGGAGCGAAAAGTCGAGCGCCTCGCCCTCCAGGTAGGCCCGCTGCGCCCAGGTGACGTAGTTGACCACGTTCCGGTGGCGAAGCATCACCCCCTTCGGTTTCCCCGTGGATCCTGACGTGTAGATCATGTAGACGAGATCCCCGGGCCCGGCGGCGGGCGACGGGTTGTCGGGGTTTTCGTTTGCGAGGTCGAGCCGTTCCCAGACAAGCTGTTCCGCAGTCCCCTCGATCCGTCCGGCCAGGGCTGCCTCGGTGAGGAGGAGGGTCATCCCCGCGTCCCCGGCGATGTAGGCAATCCGGTCCGCCGGGTAGGACGGGTCGATGGGGACGTAGGCGGCGCCGGCCTTGAGGGTCCCCAGGATGGCCACCACCAGTTCGGGCCGGCGGTGCATCAGGATGCCCACGAAATGTCCGGGGCCTGCCCCTTTGGCCCGGAGCACCCGGGCAAGGCGGTTGGCGGCGGCATTCAGCCCGCCGTAGGTCATGGCGGTGCCTTCGCAGACCAGGGCGGCCCGTTCGGGGGTCCGGGCGGCCTGCGCCTCGAAGAGGGCGTGCAGGGTCCGGTCGGCGGGGTAGTCCGAGGCGGTGGCGTTGTAGGTTTCAAGGAGGAACCCGCGCTCGGCGGCGGGGAGGGAGTCGATGTCCCGGATGGCGATGCCGGGATCGACCCCAACGGCGGCCAGGATGTTCAGGAAGTGGGCCGCGAGGCGCTCGACGGTCTCGGGCCGGAAGAGGTCCGTGGCGTACTCGATCTCGAAGTCGATGCCGGCCGGGCGCTCCACCGAATCCAGCGTCAGGTCGAACTTGGACACCCCGCTCTCCCGGGGCACCTTGGAGAGTGTCAGGTCCACGAACCGCAGGGTGTCGTCGAAGCGGCTGGCGAAGGTGAACATGACGTCGAAAAGGGGGTTCCGGCCGGAGTTCCGCTCGATGCCCAGCTTCTCGACGAGGGTGTCGAGGGGGTAGTCCTGGTTGTCCATGGCCGCCGGCAGCAGCTGCCGCACTTCCGCCAGGAGGGCCTCGAAGGTCTTGTCGGGGGACGGGTGGAGGCGGAGGGGGAGAGAGTTGACGAACATGCCGGCCACGGGGGCCGCTTCGGGGAGGGTCCGGCCCAGGGACGGCGTGCCCACCACCAGGTCGTCCTGGGAGGTGAACCGGGCCAGCAGGACCCCGAAGGCCGAGAGCAGGGTCATGTACAGCGTGCACCCGATCTTCCGGGAGATCCCGCGCAGCCCCTCCGTGAGGGCGGGGCCGGCGGAGAACACGTGGCGACGGCCGCGGTGGTCCCGATCCTTCGGCCGGGGAAAGTCGGTCATCAGGTCCAGGACTGGGACGTCCCCACGGAACAGGTCCAACCAGAAGCGCTCCAGGCGGGCGAAACCCTCCCCCGCCAGGAAACGGCGCTGCCAGTCCGCGACGTCCCGGTAACGGAAAGCCAGGGGCTCCATCCGTTCCCCGAGGTAGAAGTCGGCCAGGTCACGGAGCAGCACCTCCACCGACATCCCGTCGAAGACGATGTGGTGGAAGTCCAGCATCAGGAAGTGGAGGCGCTCTCCGGAGCGCACCAGGTTGACGCGCATCAGGGGCGGCCGGGAGAGGTCGAAGGGGCGCACGAAGGCGTCCATCAGGTCCCCGACGGCCTCCTCGGGCGCTTCCTTCAGGTGGGCCTTCAGCCGCACCCGCGGGTGGACGACCTGGACGGGGGCCCCGTCCCGGAGCGCAAAGGCGGTTCGCAGCACGTCGTGTTTGGCGACGAAAGCGTCGAAGGCGCGGCAGAGCTTCCCCGTGTCGAGGTTGCCCTCGATCCGCAGCAGGAGGGAGACGTTGTAGGTCACGGCGTCCCGATTCAGGAGGTGGAGGAAGTAAAGACGGCTCTGGACCGGGGACAGCGGGTAGTGCTCCGCGTCCGGGACCCGGATGACGGGGACGGCGTCGGTCGCGCGCGACGCGCTCACCCGTTCGTCGAGGGCCTTGACGGTGGGGCCGTCGAAGAGGTCCTGGAGGGAGAGGCGCACCCCGAACCGCTTCAGCAGCCGGGCCTGGAGGATGGCTGCCTTGAGGGAGTGCCCCCCCAGTTCGAAGAAACTGTCGTTGAGACCCACCCGGGGGCACCCCAACAGCTCCTCGAACAGCGCGGCGATGGCCAGCTGCGCTTCGCTGGTCGGGGCGACGTATGCCGTCCGGCGCGTCTCGGCGGAAGCCGCCGGCTCGGGGAGGGCGCGCCGATCCACCTTGCCGCTGGTGTTCAGGGGCATCTTCTCCAGCCGCATGAAGATGGCGGGGACCATGTAATCGGGCAGGGTCCTCCCCAGGAAGGCCTTCAGCTCGGAGACGGGGATGTCCCGGCTCGAGACGAAATAGGCGCACAGGTAAGGGGCGCCGCCGGCGTCGGTCCGGTCCACCACCACGGCCTCCTTGACGGCCTTGTGTCCCCGGAGGTGCTCCTCGATCTCCGGCATCTCGATCCGGAACCCCCGGATTTTCACCTGGAAGTCGATCCGCCCCAGGTAGTCGAGGTTGCCGTCCGGGAGCCAGCGTACCAGGTCGCCGGTGCGGTACATCCGCTCCCCGGGGACGAAGGGGTCGGGGACAAACTTCTCCCGCGTCAGCTCCTCCCGGTTCAGGTAGCCGCGGGCCAGGTTCGCCCCCGCCAGGCACAGCTCTCCGGGCAGGCCGACGGGCTGGGGCCGTCCCGCGGGGTCCAGGACGTAGGCCCGCGCGTTGGCCACGGGCCGACCGATGGGGGACCGGTCGTAGGGCCGGTCGAGCAGGAAGCTGGTGGACACCACGGTGAACTCGGTGGGCCCGTACTCGTCGTAAACCTTGTAGTTCTGGGGGATGAACTTCCGGAGCTTCTCGCCCCCGGTGGTGAGCCGTTTGAGGGACGTGTTCCGCACGGCCTCCATGAAATACTCGAAGAGCTGGGTGGGCAGGTCGGTGTAGGTGACGCCGTTCGCCTCGAAGTAGGCGTTGACTTGTTCCGCCGAGGCCCGGAGCCCCTCGTCCAGGACGTGCAGCTCCGCCCCCGAGGCGAGCGGGGAAAAGGTCTGGGAAACGGAGGCGTCGAAACTGAACGAGGCGAACTCCGCGCAGACGTCGGTCTCGTCGATCCCGTAGTGGCGCCGGTGCCACTGGACCAGGTTGACGGCGGCCCGGTGCTCGATCATCACCCCCTTGGGCCTGCCCGTGGAGCCGGAGGTGTAGATGACGTAGGCGAGCTGCGAGGGCTCGACCCTCACGCCGGGGGAGGCGGCGTCCGTGACGGTCTCCGCCGGCGGGGCCAGGGCGATGCGTTCCCCCGAAAAGCCCAGGTCCGCGCCCAGGTGGGGGTGGGCCAGGAGAAAGCGGCACCCGGCGTCCTCCAGGAGGAAGCGGGCCCGTTCCGCCGGGTAGTGGGGGTCGATGGGGAGGTAGGCCCCCCCCGCCTTGAGGACGGCCAGCAGGGCGACGACCACCTCCAGGGAGCGGTCCGCCAGGACCCCGACGATCTCCTCGCGCCGGAGCCCCTTCTCCACCAGGAGTCGGGCCAACCGGTTGGACGAGGCGTCCAGGTGGCGGTAAGTCATCGGGCGCCCGTCGAAGACGAGGGCCTTCCGGTCGGGCACCCTCGCCGCCTGGGTCTCGAAGAGGCCGTGGAGGGTCTCGCCCGTCGGGAAGTCCGCCGCCGTGTCGTTGAACTCCCGGAGGACGCGGCGGAGTTCGTCCCCGGAGGTCAGGGGGATGTCCGAGAGCCGGGCGAGCGGGTTGGCAAGGCCGTTTTCGAGGAAGGCGCAGACGCACGAAAACAGGTTTTCGATGTCCGCCGGCTCGAAGAGGTCGGGGTGGTAGTCGATGGAGAGTTCCAGGGTCCCCACGGTATCCTTGCCGTTGGGGTCGATGTGGACGTTGATGGGGACCGGCTCGCAGCCCGTGTCCTGGTACTCGGGCCGGAACGCGTCGTAGGTCCCCCCGTGCCCGATGACGCTGATCTGCGCCAGGGGCTCCGCCGGCCGCTGGTGGATTTCGCGGAGCTCGGGGACGAGGAGGTCGTAGGGATAGCGCTGGTGGTTCTTGACGATGTCGTCCACCTCCCGACCCGTGGCGAGGACGAAGGTCCGGAAGTCCATCGACGGGTCCACGTTGAGCCTCAGGTTGAAGGTGCTCACGAACATGCCGATCATCTCCCGGGTCCGGGGGGTGGTCCGGTTGTGGTTCACCGAACCGATGACCACGTCGGGGGTGCGGCCGAACCGGGAGAGGTAGACGGCGAAAGCGGAGATCACCAGCTTGAAGACGGAGGACCGGTTCTGCTCCGCGAAGGCGTGCAGATCGTTGCGGAGCCCGTCGGGGAACGCCACCCAGGTCCGCTCCGCTTCGATCCCGCCCCGGCCTTTCTTCCGGCTGGAGAGGTCGATGAGTTCCGGCAGGGGGGAGAGCTTGTCGATCCAGAACCGCCGGTCGGCCTCCGCTGCTTCCGACCGCAGGTACTCCTGCTCCTGCCCGATGAACTCGAGGTAGGAGGGGCGGGGGGTGGGGTCGACGTCCTGCCCCCGGCTCAGGGCGTTGTAGAATGCGTTGATGTCGTTGACCATCAGGAAGATCGTTCCCCCGTCGGACACCAGGTGGTGCACCTTCAGGAACAGGGAGGACCTCCCCGGCGTGTGGACCAGGGCGAAATCGTAGAGCGGCCGGTCGATGAGGTCAAAGACCTTCCGGGTCTCCCGCTCCAGCCACCCGGCCACCCCCGTTTCCGCGTCGTCTTCTGAAAATGTCAGCTCGCGCAGGGTGAACGGTTCGAAGTCCGCCACGTACTGGCACGGTTCCCCCGGACGGCCAGGGGTGTCCTCCAGGATCCGGAGGCGCAGGCCGTCGTTCTTCCGCAACAGGAGGTTGACCGCCTGCTCGAGGACCGGTTGCCGCGCCTCGTAGGGCAGGCGGACCCGGAAGGCGAGATTGAAGTAGGGCGTGGCCAGGAACGTTTGTTCCGTCAGCCAGACCCGCTTCTGGGGGTGGGAGAGGGGAAAGGTCTTTCGTTCGTTCATGGGATCACTCCAGGGGTGGGGCGTCGTCACGTCGCGGCGTGGCCACAACGACCGCCAATGAGGCCGCCAGCGCCAGGGCGGCGAGGACGCCCGCGACGCCGACGGCGAAATGGAACCCTCCCGCCACGGTGGCCTGCTGGGCCGCCGGGTCGGCGCCGGCGAGACCGGCGGTTTTCACCGAAAAGAGCCACTCGAAGAGGCTGACCCCGATCGCCGAGGCCATGAAGGTGGCCTCCGTGTAGAGCGAGGATGTGACCCCCTCCTTGCCGGGCGGCGCCCGCTTCATGACCAGGTTCGCGTTGGAGGCGGTGAAGGTGGTGTGGCCGAAGCCGTAGAAGACCAGGGAGAGGACGAGGAACGGCGTGCCGGTCCCCGGGGCGAGTTGCAGGAGCACCAGCATGGCCGCCAGGACCAGGACGGTGCCCGTCGCGCAGACCGGCGGGGATCCGAACCGGTCGGACAGCCAGCCCGCCAGGGGGGCCGCCAGGAGGGTGATCAGGGGGAAGATGCCGATCAGGAGGCCGCTTTTCTCGGTGGTGAAGCGCATCGCCAGCTCCAGGAAGAAGGGGAGCAGGAACACCAGCCCCGCCAGAAGGGTGATCACAAGGAAGGAGGACGCCATGCCCAGCACGAGGCGGGGGTCCTTGAACAGGCGGAGGTCGACCAGCGGCTGGGGGAACCGGTGTTCCCGGAAGAGGAAGACCGCCAGGGCCGCCAGGAAGGTCCCCGCCAGGACCAGGAAGCGGACGGAGGAGACCGAATCCGCCTTCATCGCGTTCAGGCCGAATACGAAAGCCACGAGGGCGATCACGCTCAGCACCGCCCCGGCGGCGTCGAAATCTTTCGGGGAGGTTCCCGCGGATTTTTTCCGGGTGAGGGTGCGGCCGGACAACCAGGCGCCGGCGATACCGGGGAGGAGGTTGATCAGGAAAATCCACCGCCAGGAGAGGAATTCGGTGATCACCCCGCCGAGGGGGGCGCCCAGGGAGTAGCCGATCCCGCTGAAGACGGTGATCAGGCCGAAGGCGCGCCCCGTCCGGTCGGGCGGGAGGTTCTCCACCACCAGGGCCATGGAGGTGGCCAGCAGCATGGCCCCCCCCAGGCCCTGGATGAGGCGTCCGGCCAGCAGGGCGCCGAACCCGGGTGCCAGGCCGCAGGCCACGGATCCCACGGTGAAGACCACGTAGCCGGCCAGAAAGATCGCCCTCTTCCCCAGCAGGTCGCCCAGGCGTCCGAAGATCAACAGGCTCGCACAGAGGGCGACCAGGTAGAACATCACCACGTCGGCGGCCTCTCGGGTGCCGGTGTGGAAGTCCTCGCAGAGGGTGGGAAGGGCCACGTTGACGATGCTGGCATCCAGGTTCACCATGAAGATGGCGGTGGCGATGGCGACGATGGTGATCAGGGGTTTCATGGGTCCCTCGATTGGGTTGGTCGGCTGCAAGTCCTTATGAGCAAACGGAGTCAGGCCACACCGATCGTGGCACGATAAAGAGGGACACTCACCCGGATCATCGAGTGAGTGTCCTTTTCCCTGAGGACGACACGGTACCCGTCGAGCGCCAGTTCCCGGGCGATCGCCGCGCCGATCCCATGATTGGCGCCGGTGACGACGGCCACTCTGACCCGGTCTTCTCTCTCCGTCACGTTTCCTCCTCAGCAGGTCGTTCTGGAAGGGATTGTACCGCCCCGGTCCCCCGGGATCAACCGGCGCAATCAGAGGGCGTTCATTGAGTATGCAAGTGAGTGTCCCGCATTTTCCAGGTTCATTTTTTTGAGCAGGGCCCCATAGCGCGAATCGTCCCGGACCGGCTGCAGGAAGGGGTAGCTCTTGACCGGCATGATGAGCGGGTCGCGCGCCTCGACGGCCCGGTCCATCCATGCGAAGGCCGGTCCCCAGTCCTCGAGCCCGATGTGGGCCAGCGCCAAGGTGAACGGGGGGATGTAAGCGACCGCCGTCGCCTGCTCCGCCTGCGCCGCCAGGGCGAGCGCGTCGTCGCGCCGGCCCGCGCGGCCGAAGGCGAAAGCCAGGAAGCCCAGCGTGAAGGGGATCCCTCCCGATAGCTGGTGCGCTCTTTCCAGTGCGGCGACGGCCTTCTGGGGTTCG
The genomic region above belongs to Acidobacteriota bacterium and contains:
- a CDS encoding SDR family NAD(P)-dependent oxidoreductase, whose translation is MTEREDRVRVAVVTGANHGIGAAIARELALDGYRVVLREKDTHSMIRVSVPLYRATIGVA
- a CDS encoding DHA2 family efflux MFS transporter permease subunit: MKPLITIVAIATAIFMVNLDASIVNVALPTLCEDFHTGTREAADVVMFYLVALCASLLIFGRLGDLLGKRAIFLAGYVVFTVGSVACGLAPGFGALLAGRLIQGLGGAMLLATSMALVVENLPPDRTGRAFGLITVFSGIGYSLGAPLGGVITEFLSWRWIFLINLLPGIAGAWLSGRTLTRKKSAGTSPKDFDAAGAVLSVIALVAFVFGLNAMKADSVSSVRFLVLAGTFLAALAVFLFREHRFPQPLVDLRLFKDPRLVLGMASSFLVITLLAGLVFLLPFFLELAMRFTTEKSGLLIGIFPLITLLAAPLAGWLSDRFGSPPVCATGTVLVLAAMLVLLQLAPGTGTPFLVLSLVFYGFGHTTFTASNANLVMKRAPPGKEGVTSSLYTEATFMASAIGVSLFEWLFSVKTAGLAGADPAAQQATVAGGFHFAVGVAGVLAALALAASLAVVVATPRRDDAPPLE
- a CDS encoding amino acid adenylation domain-containing protein gives rise to the protein MNERKTFPLSHPQKRVWLTEQTFLATPYFNLAFRVRLPYEARQPVLEQAVNLLLRKNDGLRLRILEDTPGRPGEPCQYVADFEPFTLRELTFSEDDAETGVAGWLERETRKVFDLIDRPLYDFALVHTPGRSSLFLKVHHLVSDGGTIFLMVNDINAFYNALSRGQDVDPTPRPSYLEFIGQEQEYLRSEAAEADRRFWIDKLSPLPELIDLSSRKKGRGGIEAERTWVAFPDGLRNDLHAFAEQNRSSVFKLVISAFAVYLSRFGRTPDVVIGSVNHNRTTPRTREMIGMFVSTFNLRLNVDPSMDFRTFVLATGREVDDIVKNHQRYPYDLLVPELREIHQRPAEPLAQISVIGHGGTYDAFRPEYQDTGCEPVPINVHIDPNGKDTVGTLELSIDYHPDLFEPADIENLFSCVCAFLENGLANPLARLSDIPLTSGDELRRVLREFNDTAADFPTGETLHGLFETQAARVPDRKALVFDGRPMTYRHLDASSNRLARLLVEKGLRREEIVGVLADRSLEVVVALLAVLKAGGAYLPIDPHYPAERARFLLEDAGCRFLLAHPHLGADLGFSGERIALAPPAETVTDAASPGVRVEPSQLAYVIYTSGSTGRPKGVMIEHRAAVNLVQWHRRHYGIDETDVCAEFASFSFDASVSQTFSPLASGAELHVLDEGLRASAEQVNAYFEANGVTYTDLPTQLFEYFMEAVRNTSLKRLTTGGEKLRKFIPQNYKVYDEYGPTEFTVVSTSFLLDRPYDRSPIGRPVANARAYVLDPAGRPQPVGLPGELCLAGANLARGYLNREELTREKFVPDPFVPGERMYRTGDLVRWLPDGNLDYLGRIDFQVKIRGFRIEMPEIEEHLRGHKAVKEAVVVDRTDAGGAPYLCAYFVSSRDIPVSELKAFLGRTLPDYMVPAIFMRLEKMPLNTSGKVDRRALPEPAASAETRRTAYVAPTSEAQLAIAALFEELLGCPRVGLNDSFFELGGHSLKAAILQARLLKRFGVRLSLQDLFDGPTVKALDERVSASRATDAVPVIRVPDAEHYPLSPVQSRLYFLHLLNRDAVTYNVSLLLRIEGNLDTGKLCRAFDAFVAKHDVLRTAFALRDGAPVQVVHPRVRLKAHLKEAPEEAVGDLMDAFVRPFDLSRPPLMRVNLVRSGERLHFLMLDFHHIVFDGMSVEVLLRDLADFYLGERMEPLAFRYRDVADWQRRFLAGEGFARLERFWLDLFRGDVPVLDLMTDFPRPKDRDHRGRRHVFSAGPALTEGLRGISRKIGCTLYMTLLSAFGVLLARFTSQDDLVVGTPSLGRTLPEAAPVAGMFVNSLPLRLHPSPDKTFEALLAEVRQLLPAAMDNQDYPLDTLVEKLGIERNSGRNPLFDVMFTFASRFDDTLRFVDLTLSKVPRESGVSKFDLTLDSVERPAGIDFEIEYATDLFRPETVERLAAHFLNILAAVGVDPGIAIRDIDSLPAAERGFLLETYNATASDYPADRTLHALFEAQAARTPERAALVCEGTAMTYGGLNAAANRLARVLRAKGAGPGHFVGILMHRRPELVVAILGTLKAGAAYVPIDPSYPADRIAYIAGDAGMTLLLTEAALAGRIEGTAEQLVWERLDLANENPDNPSPAAGPGDLVYMIYTSGSTGKPKGVMLRHRNVVNYVTWAQRAYLEGEALDFSLHSSISFDLTVTSVFTPLLSGNTLVIYPDTGDNIALIRRIVAEDRTGIVKLTPSHLRILSELDIPNRNLKKFIVGGEELPSDLCRKLTARFDHPVTVFNEYGPTEAAVGCMIHRFDPERDRGAAVPIGVPCANAAIYLLDDDLHPVPFGAKGEIFIGGEGVAAGYRNRPEMTAGRFLPSPFRDGDTLYRTGDLARFLMDGTLEYLGRADTQVKIRGFRIECGEIEQKLLAHPDIRSVVVTLRRDDQPEAYLCAYFEAERDLFPAELREFLAGALPEYMVPSFFIRLERIPVNENGKVDRKALPPPSERLATGAAYVAPRNPREQRILEIWREVLRLDRIGVRDNFFHAGGHSLKAIALVARLQKHFKADLNDVYRYQTVEEQAEHLPEETDVLRRRLEKLREAPPPTVDAVTLPAVREGIGRYEREVEALSGLDLSGRKAYRHVLLTGATGFLGAHLLQDLLARPDVGAVTAVVRAEDDAGAAERLRRKLAYYFGSDALPGADKLRVQSGDLARERLGMGPAAYTDLAAAVDCIVNSAAVVKHYGKLEDFRSANVHSVRNLADFARDGAPKDFHHVSTLSVGLGDVAGEAALLFTEDVCDAGQKTGNPYLVTKLEAERLLLEARAQGLTANIYRVGNIVYHSGTGVPQENLEDNVFYALVKSAARLGAVMEGEVFDFSFVDQVSRAILTLFDRPALANRTFHVENPLRADLAAVLRDPEVGLNVRVMTRPDFIAWLSRNFTRPAFRDQIELFMLHMDWLSDRDGPVTETVRLSGKTRALLDRLGFAWTPVDPAKMRPMLRHAVADVAAFLSGTPLFGGADADLLFRAACAGRREYYDRDDVLLWEGDANPDLFLVEKGYLEVFKHSREGWLGTLFVAGENAFLGENALWGEPTSVIAEPVFDGTLVLRLDGSWLQRLLSDHPGLALRFMKELGKRLENLQRFVVSMG